The following coding sequences are from one Candidatus Liberimonas magnetica window:
- the yajC gene encoding preprotein translocase subunit YajC: MKTRFFLLISTILSFKASLFAQAAQSPQSALGSFFPLIVIFIIFYFLLIRPQQKKAKEHQAMLNALKKDDKVITSGGMYGVVSSVKGEIVELKIAEGVKVNMTKSSITTIITHDQEIVTPEIVK, translated from the coding sequence ATGAAAACCAGGTTTTTTTTATTGATTAGCACGATATTGAGTTTCAAGGCCAGTCTTTTTGCGCAGGCGGCTCAATCGCCCCAGAGCGCATTGGGAAGTTTCTTCCCTTTGATAGTAATTTTTATAATTTTTTATTTTTTGCTGATAAGGCCGCAGCAGAAAAAAGCTAAAGAACACCAGGCAATGTTAAATGCATTGAAAAAAGACGATAAAGTAATAACGAGCGGCGGGATGTACGGCGTAGTATCAAGCGTTAAAGGAGAGATAGTAGAATTAAAGATAGCAGAAGGCGTAAAAGTCAATATGACAAAATCGTCAATAACCACCATAATCACTCATGACCAGGAAATTGTAACCCCGGAAATAGTAAAATAG